Proteins from a single region of Bdellovibrio bacteriovorus HD100:
- the dnaA gene encoding chromosomal replication initiator protein DnaA, giving the protein MKSRNDNNKLLDTWLDPIEYVSTTGSADRPRLVLGVPNALHQYFVIENLQDKIYTEISDTYGKPFEVEFSITGNKINSHIETSTTPDEVLSGSEILQAQLARAQNIQPTQPRSSSDTLNSELTFSTFVVGKNSEFAHAACYNVARNPGADDYNPLYIYGPVGMGKTHLLHAAGNHIREQYQHLRITYISAERFMNECISAIRRHEMDKFRQKYRENSDILLVDDVQFIARGEAVQEEFFHTVNSFIDSRKQVILASDRMPKDIHGLEDRSRTRLERGLIADITMPDLETRIAILRYKAEKYNVRLPEDVVNYIARISKRSIRELEGNLKKVKMFSELQGLPIDHELVKRILAHHETQSTISVEEIMKLVADHFKVRVLDLKSSTRAKPIVVPRQIAMYLIKKFLDKSLVDIGKSFGGKDHTTVMNALERVKNLQAADQDIAKDIEDLEQRIHNITRV; this is encoded by the coding sequence ATGAAAAGCCGGAACGACAACAATAAGTTGTTGGATACCTGGCTTGATCCTATTGAGTACGTGAGTACCACGGGCTCTGCGGATCGTCCGCGCCTGGTCCTGGGAGTACCCAACGCCCTTCACCAGTACTTCGTGATTGAGAACCTGCAGGATAAGATTTATACTGAAATTTCAGATACTTACGGCAAGCCGTTCGAGGTCGAGTTCAGTATTACGGGGAACAAAATAAATTCTCATATTGAGACATCCACAACCCCGGATGAGGTTTTAAGCGGTTCTGAGATCCTCCAAGCGCAATTGGCGCGTGCTCAGAATATCCAGCCTACTCAACCAAGGTCCAGTTCCGACACTTTGAACTCGGAACTGACGTTTTCGACCTTTGTCGTGGGGAAAAACTCTGAGTTTGCCCATGCGGCCTGTTATAACGTCGCCCGCAACCCTGGGGCTGATGACTACAACCCTCTCTATATATATGGACCGGTGGGAATGGGTAAAACCCATCTTTTGCACGCCGCTGGAAATCATATTCGCGAACAATATCAGCACCTTAGAATTACATACATCTCGGCTGAACGCTTTATGAATGAGTGTATTTCTGCCATCCGCCGCCATGAAATGGATAAATTCCGCCAGAAGTACCGTGAAAATTCGGACATTCTTCTGGTGGACGACGTTCAATTCATCGCCCGGGGTGAGGCTGTTCAGGAAGAATTCTTCCACACCGTCAACAGCTTCATCGATAGCCGCAAACAGGTCATCCTGGCCAGCGATCGTATGCCCAAGGATATCCATGGCCTTGAGGACCGCAGCCGCACCCGTCTGGAGCGGGGTTTGATTGCGGACATCACCATGCCGGATCTGGAGACCCGTATTGCCATCCTTCGCTACAAGGCTGAAAAGTACAATGTCCGCCTTCCTGAAGACGTTGTGAACTACATAGCCAGAATATCCAAACGTTCCATCAGAGAGCTTGAAGGCAATCTGAAGAAGGTGAAGATGTTCTCGGAGCTTCAGGGTCTGCCGATTGATCATGAACTTGTGAAACGTATTTTGGCCCACCACGAAACCCAAAGCACGATCTCGGTTGAAGAGATCATGAAGCTGGTGGCGGATCATTTTAAAGTGCGTGTCTTGGACCTTAAATCTTCAACCAGAGCCAAGCCGATTGTCGTTCCACGTCAAATCGCGATGTATCTGATTAAGAAGTTCCTGGATAAATCTTTGGTGGATATCGGCAAGTCTTTCGGAGGCAAAGATCACACAACTGTGATGAATGCTCTGGAACGGGTCAAGAATCTACAGGCGGCGGACCAGGATATCGCCAAGGATATCGAAGACTTGGAACAAAGAATCCACAATATCACACGGGTGTGA